The following are from one region of the bacterium genome:
- a CDS encoding T9SS type A sorting domain-containing protein yields the protein MAPATNACRRIICAVIFLFASVAMLHGGLNVWTSNGPYGGHIVSLAIHPTDHNIVYAGCDDSGGIFKTTDGGETWVFISSSVPDVCGWAIAIDPQDPGIVYAADIYGFGVYKSTNDGATWEYMNTGLDETHVTCFAISRDSSNIIYAGTGGWRFPGNGIYKSVNAGASWVASGLSGTKVYCLAMHPDSYNILYAGTHGNGLYRSTNAGNSWSLLSLPSSYVNCLAIDPVSPDIVYAGTLAGIYRTTNSGSTWDSLGLFQELIWSLTIDPTSTNVIYASTCWNGSYKSMDSGSTWSPVNAGVNYPINFCIAVDPVSSSTLYLGTAAGGVYKSINGGAYWSQKIQGMKNTYAFGLVPHPDSAGIIYAGRCYAEPGAFFYRSIDGGQNWASLTQFVNVGLTALMIDPDDHRVFYAGAIKAIVKTTDYGATWILLDSLLHTEERVPSMAIDPFATNTVYAGAYIVDPDTGISVRKSVDYGMHWSEIAFFPKTVESHALDPVSDILHGGALAVSPVSSNVIYAGAFGGVFKSTDAGNIWSIQGLANEAVFALEVNPDSEQIIYAGCESGRVFKSTDSGNNWMQVDPGWPSAMITDILVDPSSTNDVYVSRDASDWHAGAHGGVAHSTDGGSSWTEIDSGLTTTHTIRLAIDTTANTLYAATYGGGVFSYAFFTSVEEDPSACEDPQNNAVVQIYPNPFSRMTTISFDTKPGIKSMELKIYDAAGRLVKSFKLPTAYSILPTNVVWDGSDDFGGQVPAGIYFGELKARNLRTVSKLILLRKP from the coding sequence ATGGCGCCAGCAACAAATGCATGCCGCAGGATCATTTGCGCCGTTATATTCCTGTTCGCGTCTGTGGCAATGCTGCACGGAGGCCTGAACGTATGGACGTCGAACGGGCCGTACGGCGGTCACATTGTTTCGCTGGCGATCCATCCGACCGATCACAATATCGTTTATGCTGGTTGCGATGACAGCGGCGGCATTTTTAAAACAACGGACGGGGGCGAAACATGGGTATTCATATCGTCGTCGGTACCCGACGTGTGCGGCTGGGCGATCGCGATCGATCCCCAGGATCCCGGCATTGTCTACGCCGCTGACATCTACGGCTTTGGCGTATATAAATCGACCAATGATGGCGCCACCTGGGAATACATGAACACGGGCCTTGATGAAACCCATGTGACGTGTTTTGCCATCAGCAGGGATTCCTCAAATATAATCTACGCGGGAACTGGAGGGTGGCGGTTTCCCGGGAACGGTATCTACAAGAGTGTCAACGCGGGTGCCAGTTGGGTAGCCTCGGGCTTGAGCGGCACAAAAGTATATTGCCTGGCGATGCATCCTGATTCCTATAATATATTGTATGCCGGGACACATGGTAACGGTCTTTACCGAAGCACCAATGCCGGGAACAGCTGGTCACTATTATCTTTACCGTCATCCTATGTCAATTGCCTGGCGATCGACCCGGTTTCTCCTGATATTGTCTACGCCGGAACTTTGGCAGGTATTTACAGAACGACCAATAGCGGAAGCACGTGGGATTCGCTCGGTTTATTCCAGGAACTTATATGGTCGCTGACCATCGATCCAACATCAACAAATGTGATCTATGCTTCCACGTGCTGGAATGGTTCATACAAAAGTATGGACAGCGGATCGACGTGGTCGCCGGTCAATGCCGGGGTCAATTATCCGATTAATTTCTGCATCGCGGTCGATCCTGTTTCATCCAGTACGCTTTACCTCGGCACCGCCGCCGGCGGGGTCTATAAAAGCATCAATGGAGGAGCGTATTGGTCGCAAAAGATCCAGGGCATGAAAAACACGTACGCGTTCGGGCTCGTTCCTCATCCGGATTCTGCCGGTATCATTTACGCCGGACGCTGCTATGCCGAACCAGGTGCGTTTTTTTACCGGAGCATTGATGGCGGGCAGAACTGGGCGTCGCTCACCCAATTTGTAAATGTCGGGTTGACCGCTTTGATGATCGATCCTGATGACCATCGTGTTTTTTACGCGGGGGCGATCAAGGCGATCGTCAAAACAACAGACTACGGCGCGACCTGGATATTGCTAGACTCCCTGCTTCATACTGAAGAGCGCGTCCCCTCGATGGCCATTGATCCGTTCGCGACGAACACAGTTTATGCCGGCGCCTACATAGTTGACCCGGACACCGGGATATCGGTCCGCAAGAGCGTAGACTACGGCATGCATTGGTCTGAAATAGCGTTTTTTCCCAAGACGGTTGAGTCCCACGCGCTTGATCCCGTGTCTGACATCCTCCATGGCGGAGCCCTGGCAGTAAGTCCCGTCTCTTCAAATGTCATTTACGCGGGAGCATTTGGCGGAGTGTTCAAGAGCACGGACGCAGGAAATATCTGGTCTATCCAGGGACTAGCAAACGAGGCGGTCTTCGCTCTTGAGGTAAACCCTGATTCTGAACAGATTATATACGCGGGATGCGAATCAGGCAGGGTTTTCAAAAGCACTGATTCCGGCAATAACTGGATGCAGGTCGACCCGGGTTGGCCGTCAGCCATGATCACTGACATTCTGGTAGATCCTTCTTCAACAAATGACGTGTACGTGAGCCGCGATGCATCGGACTGGCATGCCGGAGCGCACGGGGGCGTGGCGCACAGCACTGACGGAGGATCCAGCTGGACCGAGATCGATTCCGGATTGACGACGACCCACACGATCAGGCTGGCGATCGATACGACCGCGAACACTTTGTACGCCGCGACCTACGGCGGTGGGGTATTTTCTTACGCTTTTTTTACCAGTGTTGAAGAGGATCCAAGCGCGTGCGAAGATCCACAAAACAACGCAGTGGTTCAGATCTATCCTAACCCTTTCTCAAGGATGACAACGATCAGCTTTGATACAAAACCGGGCATAAAGAGCATGGAGTTGAAAATCTATGACGCTGCCGGAAGGTTGGTGAAATCATTTAAACTACCTACTGCCTACTCCATACTGCCTACTAATGTCGTCTGGGATGGTTCAGACGACTTCGGTGGTCAAGTGCCTGCCGGGATTTATTTCGGCGAACTCAAAGCGCGAAACTTAAGAACGGTCAGTAAACTCATTCTGCTTCGTAAACCGTAA
- a CDS encoding GNAT family N-acetyltransferase: protein MLKLIEATSQNHVQEIRGLFKEYTETLGFDLDFQDYAREFAGLPGEYQAPDGFLMLALWDNETAGCAAMRKIEDRICEMKRMYVRPKYRGKGIGREMAVRIIEIARSIGYARMRLDTIDTMTEAISLYESLGFKDIKPYRYNPVKGARYMEIAL, encoded by the coding sequence ATGCTTAAACTGATCGAAGCGACATCCCAGAATCATGTTCAGGAGATACGCGGGCTGTTCAAAGAATACACCGAGACCCTGGGGTTCGATCTTGATTTTCAGGATTACGCCCGGGAGTTCGCCGGGTTGCCGGGTGAGTATCAGGCGCCCGATGGCTTCCTGATGCTGGCATTATGGGACAATGAAACCGCCGGCTGCGCGGCAATGCGCAAGATCGAAGACAGAATATGCGAAATGAAGCGGATGTACGTGCGGCCGAAGTACCGCGGCAAAGGGATTGGCCGGGAAATGGCAGTGAGGATCATCGAGATCGCGCGCTCGATCGGTTATGCAAGGATGAGGCTTGATACCATCGACACGATGACCGAAGCGATCTCACTCTATGAATCCCTCGGATTCAAGGACATCAAACCTTATCGCTACAACCCTGTCAAAGGCGCAAGATACATGGAAATTGCGCTGTAA
- a CDS encoding VOC family protein: MPRVIHFEIHADDPQRAVKFYSGVFGWEVQKWTEPTDYWLLMTGKDEPGINGAIMKREKPLSGSGDIMAFVCTISIDSVEKYSSKIEAAGGKILVPKGPIPGIGWFAQCLDTEGNVFGILQNDPSAK, encoded by the coding sequence ATGCCAAGAGTGATTCATTTTGAGATCCATGCCGATGACCCCCAACGGGCCGTGAAGTTTTATAGCGGGGTTTTCGGCTGGGAAGTACAGAAATGGACGGAGCCAACGGACTACTGGCTGCTGATGACGGGCAAGGATGAACCGGGGATCAATGGTGCGATCATGAAACGCGAGAAACCGCTCAGCGGCAGCGGCGATATCATGGCATTTGTCTGCACGATCAGCATTGATTCGGTTGAGAAATACTCTTCAAAGATCGAGGCCGCCGGCGGCAAAATTCTTGTTCCCAAGGGCCCCATCCCCGGGATCGGCTGGTTTGCCCAGTGCCTCGACACCGAAGGCAACGTTTTTGGGATCCTGCAGAACGACCCGTCAGCGAAATAA
- a CDS encoding SHOCT domain-containing protein, producing MMHGYWGGPWGFGWMGGIFMLIFWILLIIGIVWFVRCMVAGRSCRIEHNTTPLDILKQRYAKGEIEKKEFEEKKKDLEQQQ from the coding sequence ATGATGCACGGATACTGGGGTGGTCCATGGGGATTTGGTTGGATGGGTGGTATATTTATGCTGATTTTCTGGATCCTTTTGATCATTGGGATCGTCTGGTTCGTAAGGTGCATGGTCGCGGGCAGATCCTGTCGTATTGAGCATAATACAACACCGCTTGATATCCTGAAGCAGCGCTACGCCAAGGGTGAGATCGAAAAGAAGGAATTTGAGGAAAAGAAAAAGGACCTGGAGCAACAGCAGTAG
- a CDS encoding MTH1187 family thiamine-binding protein has protein sequence MKMKQKKGNTVLAGFSIAPFGVGDKLSKYIAGVLNIVDRSGLEYRLGSMQTCVEGDFERVIKVITACHKYMIRQAPRVLTHITIDDRHGRTGRITGKIKDVERVLGRKLRHI, from the coding sequence ATGAAGATGAAACAAAAGAAAGGAAATACGGTTCTAGCCGGTTTTTCCATCGCGCCGTTCGGCGTCGGCGACAAGCTCAGCAAATACATAGCCGGGGTTTTGAATATCGTCGACCGTTCGGGTCTGGAATACCGGCTTGGTTCCATGCAAACCTGCGTGGAGGGCGATTTCGAACGGGTAATCAAGGTGATCACTGCCTGTCATAAATACATGATCAGGCAGGCACCCAGGGTCCTTACCCACATCACGATCGATGACCGGCACGGCCGGACTGGCCGGATCACAGGTAAGATAAAGGACGTGGAAAGGGTGCTGGGCCGGAAGCTCCGGCATATATAA
- a CDS encoding RNA-binding protein, whose protein sequence is MNIYVGNLSHDSTDGDLQKAFEAFGKVASVNIIKDKISGQSRGFGFVEMPDNNEAQAAIAALNGKEFMGQALNINEARPRTEHRGGG, encoded by the coding sequence ATGAATATATATGTAGGTAATCTGTCGCACGACTCCACTGATGGTGATCTGCAAAAGGCGTTTGAAGCCTTTGGCAAGGTCGCGTCCGTAAATATCATTAAAGATAAAATCAGTGGCCAGTCAAGAGGATTTGGATTTGTCGAAATGCCGGATAATAATGAAGCCCAGGCGGCAATAGCAGCGTTGAATGGCAAGGAATTCATGGGTCAAGCGCTCAATATCAATGAGGCACGCCCACGAACTGAGCATCGAGGCGGTGGGTAA
- a CDS encoding helix-turn-helix domain-containing protein, with translation MDNRQTLRLKVAQYYLNNGISFRQAALKFHLAYCTIFKWVKLYKKQGEEGLLSAYKRPWNRARPDVEEKIVLMKEYEPGLTVRQAKANLEKEGIRISIKGIWGIWKRHGYAGYNQENVTGNFTDCPWTKEAQKKYEVVKWLFERGLVARSAEILNSMPVLPENDLLPRISDSRLNIRRQIEKTGLLFGKIPVRSYLKRLRILYDECHRRNLHYSVLIVGLVEIKVLSWSGEPLEMLNKVAELKGMLEKTGNQNSYSLFALRLSLLISEGFARTGLLMLKEASDIARTCRIILKRRKHISPFFMRDLGQLYAQLEDFREAKYWYLRSIDGFDAKEAKITKPLLADTFTVRGEYKRALEVVKNEELDHWGSHSKMLRIQSWWSLTKGMPDKAISLAVEVLASLEKDKAKGSMFGCYLTIASAYCSLGEKNRARRTLKKILPFLIKNQLEVVKTIVDILFSKPQPAADAMLLRRQTLPTIKLALLLKNGQYAGALKYAEKKGILAFLHRYVFFFPEVITDLLEKGKPVGLPRAMLNLPVFRKEIPVYSVKFLGNLIVHKNQKYLKIHTVRKRTQVVSSEKCSSEAGISQAFKVRESLSNGVNLTPKDTAFLIHLATAKSRHIALDRIYKNFWPHSENSSRNLAHLLVRIRRALRLPSHFLYIRGNRLCFDCHFITDYGEYQEHIAQAKAFSTAGEWAFANAEYSQAFSLFRNAPFNKMYDNWSEDMRNTVLGNLENGAIKFAEVCSAHGDREKGIAVLQKISEIIPYSDEVKNRMSNIATGIK, from the coding sequence ATGGATAACAGACAGACGCTGCGGCTTAAGGTTGCGCAATACTATCTCAATAATGGCATATCGTTCAGGCAGGCCGCCTTGAAGTTTCATCTTGCATACTGCACGATCTTTAAATGGGTCAAATTATACAAGAAACAGGGCGAAGAGGGGCTTTTATCTGCCTATAAAAGACCCTGGAACCGAGCAAGACCTGACGTTGAAGAAAAGATAGTTTTAATGAAGGAGTATGAGCCTGGTTTAACCGTGCGCCAGGCAAAGGCGAACCTTGAAAAAGAGGGCATCCGGATTTCTATTAAGGGGATATGGGGGATCTGGAAAAGGCATGGTTACGCCGGGTACAATCAGGAGAATGTGACCGGTAATTTCACTGATTGTCCATGGACCAAGGAGGCGCAAAAGAAATACGAGGTTGTGAAATGGCTATTTGAGCGCGGGCTGGTCGCCAGATCAGCTGAGATACTGAATTCCATGCCGGTCCTGCCTGAAAATGATCTCCTTCCCCGGATCTCTGATTCGCGGTTAAACATAAGAAGGCAGATCGAGAAGACCGGTCTCCTATTCGGCAAGATCCCTGTCCGTTCTTATCTGAAGCGACTGAGGATCTTGTATGATGAGTGCCATCGCCGAAATTTACATTATTCTGTCTTGATCGTTGGATTAGTAGAAATCAAGGTACTATCATGGAGTGGCGAGCCGTTGGAAATGCTGAACAAGGTGGCGGAATTGAAAGGCATGCTTGAAAAGACCGGAAATCAAAATTCTTATTCACTCTTTGCCCTGCGTCTTTCGCTCCTGATCTCCGAGGGATTTGCGCGTACCGGTCTTCTAATGTTAAAAGAAGCATCGGATATTGCCAGGACCTGCCGTATTATATTGAAAAGGCGGAAACACATATCTCCTTTTTTCATGCGCGATCTGGGACAGCTGTACGCGCAATTGGAGGATTTCAGAGAAGCCAAGTATTGGTATCTAAGATCAATCGACGGGTTTGACGCGAAGGAAGCAAAAATAACCAAGCCTCTCCTCGCTGACACATTCACCGTCAGGGGAGAGTACAAGAGGGCGCTCGAAGTCGTGAAAAATGAAGAGCTGGACCATTGGGGGAGTCATTCCAAAATGCTTCGCATTCAGTCCTGGTGGTCGCTCACAAAAGGAATGCCCGATAAGGCAATATCGCTTGCGGTTGAGGTTCTTGCGTCGTTGGAAAAGGATAAAGCAAAAGGCAGTATGTTTGGCTGTTATTTGACGATCGCGAGCGCATATTGCAGTCTGGGTGAAAAAAACAGGGCAAGACGAACACTTAAGAAAATCCTTCCCTTTTTGATAAAGAACCAGTTGGAAGTCGTTAAGACGATCGTCGACATTCTATTCTCAAAACCCCAGCCCGCTGCGGACGCAATGCTCTTGCGCAGACAGACCTTACCTACGATCAAGCTCGCGCTTCTTCTTAAGAACGGTCAATATGCCGGCGCATTGAAATACGCCGAGAAGAAGGGTATTTTGGCGTTCTTGCATCGATACGTCTTTTTCTTTCCAGAAGTGATCACGGATCTGCTTGAAAAAGGCAAACCTGTCGGCCTTCCACGGGCAATGCTCAATTTGCCGGTATTCCGAAAAGAAATTCCGGTTTACTCAGTAAAATTTCTCGGCAACCTCATAGTCCACAAAAATCAAAAATATCTAAAAATTCACACCGTTAGGAAAAGAACGCAAGTTGTTTCATCAGAAAAATGCAGTTCGGAAGCTGGCATATCTCAGGCTTTCAAGGTGAGAGAGAGTCTCTCTAACGGAGTAAACTTAACGCCCAAAGACACCGCCTTCTTGATTCATCTTGCGACCGCAAAAAGCCGGCATATTGCACTTGACAGGATCTATAAGAATTTCTGGCCGCACAGCGAAAATTCTTCACGAAACCTGGCACACCTTTTGGTGAGAATAAGAAGAGCGCTTCGGCTTCCCTCTCATTTTCTCTATATAAGAGGAAATAGGCTCTGTTTTGATTGTCATTTCATCACCGATTATGGTGAATACCAGGAGCATATTGCCCAGGCAAAGGCATTCTCAACCGCCGGTGAATGGGCATTTGCCAATGCTGAATACTCACAGGCATTTTCACTGTTCCGTAACGCGCCCTTTAATAAGATGTATGATAACTGGTCCGAAGATATGCGCAACACGGTCCTCGGAAACCTGGAAAATGGGGCGATTAAGTTCGCCGAAGTTTGTTCAGCTCATGGTGACCGGGAGAAAGGCATTGCGGTATTGCAGAAAATCTCCGAGATTATCCCTTACTCGGATGAAGTCAAAAATCGTATGAGCAATATAGCAACCGGGATCAAATAG
- a CDS encoding exo-alpha-sialidase, with amino-acid sequence MVWYDGRLGSPRVFYKRSLDNGATWGPDTALTSASGVAYHPSVAVTGSIVHVVWTDMRAGPQIYYTRSLDNGTTWETDRIITPAAPAAGKNLASVAVSDSIVHVVWMDMRASPQTYYTRSFDNGVTWETDKSITPAPSQFPSVAVLDSIVHVAYADFRHGSTTPQIYYTRSLDNGTTWETETQLAENYSSWYPSIAASSPMVHVAWPDNRNGDTSEIYYKCSADNGASWGADIRLTDNLSESREPSIVVSDSMVHAVWHDSRDANWEIYYKRNPTGNLGIAEQEKTLASLSRSFLAPSFFSDKIILRFDQERIEPLKITLYDIRGVPVFSSTYAFVPSLLSLNNTEIRHLASGVYFLCIDVNKQIETQKLIKLK; translated from the coding sequence GTGGTCTGGTATGACGGACGTCTAGGATCCCCCAGGGTATTCTACAAACGTTCATTAGACAATGGCGCAACCTGGGGACCGGACACGGCCCTCACTTCCGCCAGCGGCGTGGCGTACCATCCCTCAGTAGCGGTTACCGGTTCGATCGTGCATGTGGTCTGGACCGACATGCGCGCCGGCCCTCAGATCTATTACACGCGTTCTCTCGATAACGGCACAACCTGGGAGACGGATAGAATAATCACCCCGGCCGCCCCGGCTGCTGGAAAGAACCTCGCTTCAGTAGCGGTTTCTGATTCGATCGTCCACGTGGTCTGGATGGATATGCGCGCCAGCCCTCAGACTTATTACACCCGTTCTTTTGATAACGGCGTAACCTGGGAGACAGATAAAAGCATCACGCCTGCTCCCTCGCAGTTTCCCTCGGTAGCGGTTTTAGATTCGATCGTTCACGTGGCATACGCTGACTTTCGCCATGGATCTACGACCCCCCAGATATATTACACCCGTTCTCTTGATAACGGCACAACCTGGGAAACGGAAACGCAACTTGCCGAGAACTATTCTTCGTGGTATCCTTCAATAGCGGCTTCTAGCCCAATGGTGCATGTAGCCTGGCCGGATAACCGTAACGGAGACACTTCTGAGATCTACTACAAATGCTCCGCCGATAACGGCGCAAGCTGGGGAGCAGATATCAGGCTTACTGATAATCTTTCTGAATCGAGGGAACCTTCGATAGTGGTTTCTGATTCGATGGTGCATGCGGTGTGGCATGACAGCCGCGATGCTAATTGGGAGATATACTATAAACGCAACCCGACGGGCAATTTAGGAATAGCGGAACAAGAAAAGACGCTCGCGTCTCTTTCTCGCTCCTTTCTCGCTCCCTCATTCTTCAGTGATAAAATTATATTGAGATTTGATCAGGAGCGGATAGAACCATTGAAGATTACACTCTACGATATCCGTGGTGTCCCGGTGTTCTCTTCAACCTATGCTTTTGTGCCTTCCTTGTTGAGTTTAAACAATACAGAAATTCGGCACCTTGCCTCTGGAGTCTATTTTCTTTGTATTGACGTGAACAAACAGATTGAGACTCAGAAACTCATCAAGTTGAAGTGA
- a CDS encoding DUF6804 family protein — MAKQVEVNTKSSKTLNATSVVLRVFVIMAIILYIAARPYEDADYIGCRYVAFFGSVLLIFYSIWAKSKLWTVVFCAVAVIFFPVILIHINQYAWSFIAFFAAVVLGLSIKFLKNKKEPIVYGKNAKKPSAAAEAYPHPQHQQEKQPDAERPSREHVLWEQQLNPDVVNSVRNYLIFVLDQLRPTDWEVYALKAICRHSPALSYLLVNGKLDIEFIKNREAEGMRMAIDVIKEIPVYDGMTLRDFFHNAFEAMYKETSYGRGDKFCWYGRDRVIETLRSFQVSSKTIVPHNAKFYDIDGKELELDTTIDTDTIQKIKDSLEYFEKSREKHTEKDAVKGKYRFEIQSEYPVIEFDLEAIEKAGIFEYSGSLVNSLYEDLKQLLSVSADYTYLGYYAASDPRYDVLASSYGVLDGVLMLIKYKGAVEYFADRLYVEFQDIDQKSWVFQWLTCHKLHIEGND, encoded by the coding sequence ATGGCTAAACAAGTAGAAGTGAACACAAAATCATCAAAAACCTTGAATGCTACATCAGTAGTGCTCAGGGTATTTGTAATTATGGCCATTATATTGTACATTGCTGCACGGCCGTATGAAGATGCTGACTATATCGGGTGCCGGTATGTCGCGTTTTTTGGATCAGTGCTTCTCATATTTTATAGTATCTGGGCTAAAAGCAAGCTCTGGACCGTGGTGTTTTGCGCGGTTGCCGTGATCTTTTTTCCGGTAATACTAATTCATATTAACCAATATGCCTGGTCATTTATTGCTTTTTTTGCCGCGGTGGTTTTAGGATTATCCATAAAATTCTTAAAAAATAAGAAAGAACCAATTGTATATGGTAAAAATGCGAAGAAACCCTCGGCAGCCGCAGAAGCGTACCCGCACCCGCAGCATCAACAGGAAAAGCAACCGGATGCAGAGCGTCCCAGTCGCGAGCATGTGCTATGGGAACAGCAACTGAACCCGGATGTCGTGAATTCGGTGCGCAATTATTTGATCTTTGTATTGGATCAGTTACGACCGACCGATTGGGAAGTGTATGCCTTGAAAGCGATATGCAGGCATTCGCCGGCTTTGTCATACTTGCTGGTAAACGGAAAACTCGATATCGAATTTATTAAAAACAGGGAGGCGGAGGGCATGCGCATGGCGATCGATGTCATAAAAGAGATCCCGGTATACGACGGCATGACCCTGAGAGATTTTTTTCACAACGCATTCGAAGCCATGTACAAGGAAACAAGCTATGGCAGAGGCGATAAGTTCTGCTGGTATGGCCGGGACCGCGTGATCGAGACTTTAAGGTCATTTCAGGTTAGCTCAAAAACCATTGTGCCGCACAATGCCAAGTTTTACGATATTGACGGCAAGGAGTTGGAGCTCGATACGACCATAGATACCGATACCATTCAAAAGATCAAGGATTCACTTGAGTATTTTGAAAAATCGAGAGAAAAACACACGGAGAAAGACGCGGTAAAAGGTAAATACCGGTTCGAGATCCAGTCCGAATATCCGGTGATTGAATTCGACCTGGAAGCGATCGAGAAAGCAGGAATATTTGAATATAGCGGTTCGCTGGTGAATAGTCTATATGAAGATCTGAAACAGCTGCTTAGCGTTAGTGCTGACTATACCTATCTTGGATATTATGCCGCGAGCGATCCGCGTTACGATGTCCTCGCATCAAGTTATGGAGTCTTAGACGGTGTTCTCATGCTGATCAAGTATAAGGGCGCCGTAGAATATTTCGCGGACAGGCTTTACGTGGAATTCCAGGATATTGATCAGAAGAGCTGGGTTTTTCAGTGGCTAACATGCCACAAATTGCATATCGAGGGGAACGATTAA
- a CDS encoding LamG domain-containing protein, which yields MDRSLRIAAVKIMFFLLIACSCREGLENLPPDIDSDLLAYYHLDGNGNDASGNNRNAVLYSVNATADNKGNSNGACMFDGSTSWIDVPALPVSADLTVSFWMKTQATSWSIFPWSMFIIDRDLAGANRDWSICNGQDGFLEFNTGSSYDYTMISTDTINGGQWLHVAVVRDSSAKLKSIYIDGIVNATEEFDDQPFVNQDSNICIGCSRVDKANHLFYEGALDNVRFYSRALSAFDIDSLYKAEK from the coding sequence ATGGATAGATCTTTGAGGATCGCAGCCGTGAAAATAATGTTTTTCTTGCTCATAGCATGTTCATGTAGAGAAGGGTTGGAAAACCTGCCGCCCGATATCGATTCGGATCTTCTTGCGTATTATCATCTTGACGGTAATGGAAACGATGCGAGCGGTAACAACCGGAACGCTGTACTGTACAGCGTGAACGCTACTGCCGATAACAAAGGCAACTCCAACGGAGCATGCATGTTCGACGGATCGACGTCCTGGATCGACGTGCCGGCGTTACCCGTAAGCGCCGATCTGACGGTCAGCTTCTGGATGAAAACGCAGGCGACCAGTTGGAGTATATTCCCCTGGTCGATGTTCATCATCGACCGCGACCTTGCTGGCGCAAACCGCGATTGGAGTATTTGTAACGGGCAGGACGGTTTTTTAGAATTTAACACGGGAAGCAGTTATGATTATACCATGATCAGCACGGATACTATAAACGGCGGCCAATGGCTGCATGTCGCGGTCGTCAGGGATTCCAGCGCGAAATTAAAAAGCATCTATATTGACGGCATTGTCAACGCAACGGAAGAATTTGATGATCAGCCGTTCGTCAATCAGGATTCCAATATTTGCATCGGATGTTCCAGGGTCGATAAAGCGAACCATTTATTTTACGAGGGCGCGCTGGACAACGTGCGTTTCTACAGCAGAGCGCTTTCCGCTTTCGATATCGATAGTTTATATAAAGCGGAAAAATAA